The genomic interval ACTTCAGCTCGTCCAGGTAGGTAAAGTCCGTGATCTTGTCGATCTCGCCCGTGGGAAAGGGGTCCGGGCCGGGGTTCCATGCTGCCATCGTGTCCTCCTGCAGGATCCTGCTTTGACCGCCGATCGAAGCGGCAGGCTATCCCCCGGCGGAACCCGGTGACTGTGGCTTTTCCCTCACCGCCGCAAGGGCTGGCAGGCGGCGGGTCGCCGCGCGCCATCGAATTGGTCAGGACCAAGACTCTTTGGTAAGACTTGGCGGATGAGGCGTGAACGGCCAGCGAAGCGCAGCCGCCATGGCGCCGGCCCGGACCCCGACGGGCGGATGACCGCCGGGTCACCTGCGTCCCGACGCATCGGCGGGCCGACATGAGCCACGGGCCAGCGGACGCCGCCCCCCTCCCGCCCCTCGATCTCGGCGGTCTTCCGCTCTGGCTCGTGGAGCAAGGCATGCGGGGCCTGCCGGTGGGCGAGCAAATCGCCGGGTTTTGCCGGAGAGTCTATGACGCCGGCTTTCCGATGAAGCGGGCGCAGATGGGCATGTACACGCTTCATCCCCGCTATGGCTCGCACACCTTCGTGTGGCGGCCCGGGGCCGAGGGGATAGAGCATGTTCCGCGCGAGCGCGCGATCCAAAGCCGTGACGTCTATCTGAAGAGCCCCGTCCACCATATGCGCAGCAAGGGCCTCCTGGCCCTGCGCCGGCGGCTCGATGTGGGCGACCCGGAGGAGTTCGTCCTCTTCCCCGAATTGCGCGCGGAAGGGCTGGTCGACTATGCGGCGCAGATCGTGCCCTACGACTCCACGCAGCTGGAGCTCATCGCGAAGGGACTCGACGCGGCCGGCGCGCTCGACGGGATCTTCTTCTCCTGCGCCACCGACCGGCCCGAAGGCTTCGACGACGGCCAGCTCGACCAGGTCGTCCAGGCGCTTCCCTATCTGGCGATCTGCGCGAAATCGCGCCTGACCTACGATGTCGCGAGCACGGTGCTCGAGACCTATCTCGGCAGGGACGCCGGTCACCGGGTGCTGACGGGCGCGATCGAGCGCGGCTCGGCCGAGGCCATCCGCGCCGTCATCTGGTTCTCCGATCTGCGCGGCTTCACCAGGCTGACCGACAGCCTGCCGCGCGACCTCCTCATCGCGGCGCTCAACGACTATCTCGAGGCGATGGCCGAGCCGGTCCAGGCCAACAACGGTCAGATCCTCAAGTTCATGGGCGACGGCCTGCTCGCCACCTTCGACCTGACGGGGCGCGACGATGCGGCCGTGTGCCGGGACGCCCTCGCGGCGGCGGCGGACCTGCGCGCGTCCTTTCCGGCCCTCAACGAGGCCCGCGAAGCCGCCGGAAAGCCGATCATGGACTTCGGCTTG from Kiloniellales bacterium carries:
- a CDS encoding adenylate/guanylate cyclase domain-containing protein, producing the protein MRGLPVGEQIAGFCRRVYDAGFPMKRAQMGMYTLHPRYGSHTFVWRPGAEGIEHVPRERAIQSRDVYLKSPVHHMRSKGLLALRRRLDVGDPEEFVLFPELRAEGLVDYAAQIVPYDSTQLELIAKGLDAAGALDGIFFSCATDRPEGFDDGQLDQVVQALPYLAICAKSRLTYDVASTVLETYLGRDAGHRVLTGAIERGSAEAIRAVIWFSDLRGFTRLTDSLPRDLLIAALNDYLEAMAEPVQANNGQILKFMGDGLLATFDLTGRDDAAVCRDALAAAADLRASFPALNEAREAAGKPIMDFGLALHLGEVFYGNIGASERLDFTVVGPAVNEASRIQALCKSLDRSILISSTFQESAGSKLGLESLGLHALRGVREPQELFGLAG